From Bradyrhizobium symbiodeficiens, the proteins below share one genomic window:
- the recG gene encoding ATP-dependent DNA helicase RecG produces MRPSLLNPLFAPVTSLPGVGPKQDKLLQYLLSRSETPRLVDLLLHLPSQVIDRRARPKIRDAAVGTMVTLEVTVDRHRPPPPRSARAPYLVYASDDTGDVVLTFFRAKPGYVEKLLPIGEKRYVSGTLQMYDGTPQMVHPDRVLDEEAISKLSGIDPVYPLTEGLALGSLRRAVAQALLKLPALPEWISPEVMRRCNFPAITEAFNRVHQPVELTDILPDQPFWSRLAFDELLAGQLALALIRAQLRRPAGVRNAGDGHLRNKIIDALPYALTVSQRDAAAAIASDLQQPLRMLRLLQGDVGSGKTVVALLAAAAVTEVGKQAALMAPTEILARQHIKTIAPLAERAGMRVAILTGREKGKERRELLAQLEAGEIDLLVGTHALIQDDVIFHDLALAIVDEQHRFGVRERLALTSKGEAVDVLVLSATPIPRTLVLTYFGDMDISELREKPAGRQPIETRTISISRLAEVTDSIGRALEAGKLVYWICPLVEESEAEGTEHLTNATKRFESLQKRFGERVGLVHGQMKGAEKDRVMGQFAAHEIGLLVATTVVEVGVDVPAATIMVIENAERFGLAQLHQLRGRIGRGSEASTCLLLYSEPLGEMSKARLKVIRETTDGFRIAEEDLKLRGEGDVLGVRQSGLPGYRIARSEVHGQLITQARDEALRILKDDPKLKGERGEALRCLLYLYERDEAIPLIGAG; encoded by the coding sequence ATGCGCCCCAGCCTGCTCAATCCGCTGTTTGCCCCCGTGACCAGCCTGCCCGGCGTCGGTCCGAAACAGGACAAGCTGCTGCAGTACCTGCTCAGCCGCAGCGAGACGCCGCGACTGGTCGACCTGTTGCTGCATCTGCCGAGCCAGGTCATCGACCGCCGCGCCCGGCCGAAGATCCGCGACGCGGCGGTCGGAACCATGGTGACGCTGGAGGTCACCGTCGACCGCCACCGCCCGCCCCCGCCGCGCAGCGCGCGCGCGCCGTATCTGGTCTATGCCAGCGACGACACCGGCGACGTCGTGCTGACCTTCTTCCGCGCCAAGCCCGGCTATGTCGAAAAGCTGCTGCCAATCGGAGAGAAGCGCTATGTCTCCGGCACGCTGCAGATGTACGACGGCACGCCGCAGATGGTGCATCCCGATCGCGTGCTCGACGAGGAGGCCATTTCAAAGCTCTCCGGCATCGATCCGGTCTATCCGCTGACGGAGGGCCTCGCGCTCGGCTCGCTGCGCCGCGCAGTCGCGCAGGCGCTGCTCAAGCTACCTGCCCTGCCGGAATGGATCAGCCCGGAGGTCATGCGCCGCTGCAATTTTCCTGCAATCACCGAGGCGTTCAACCGCGTCCATCAGCCGGTCGAACTGACGGACATCCTGCCCGATCAGCCGTTCTGGTCGCGCCTGGCCTTTGACGAACTGCTCGCCGGCCAGCTCGCGCTCGCGCTGATCCGGGCGCAGCTGCGCCGGCCGGCCGGCGTGCGCAATGCCGGCGACGGTCACCTGCGCAACAAGATCATCGACGCGCTGCCCTATGCATTGACGGTGTCCCAGCGTGACGCGGCCGCGGCGATCGCCAGCGATCTGCAGCAGCCCCTACGCATGCTCAGGCTGCTGCAGGGCGATGTCGGCTCCGGCAAGACCGTGGTCGCGCTGCTGGCCGCGGCAGCCGTCACGGAAGTCGGCAAGCAGGCGGCGCTGATGGCGCCGACCGAAATCCTGGCGCGCCAGCACATCAAGACCATCGCCCCTCTCGCCGAACGGGCCGGCATGCGGGTGGCGATCCTCACCGGCCGCGAGAAAGGCAAGGAGCGGCGTGAATTGCTGGCGCAGCTCGAAGCCGGCGAAATCGACCTGCTCGTCGGCACCCATGCGCTGATCCAGGACGACGTGATCTTCCACGATCTCGCCCTCGCCATCGTCGACGAGCAGCACCGCTTCGGCGTGCGCGAACGGCTCGCGCTGACATCCAAGGGCGAGGCGGTCGACGTGCTGGTGCTGAGCGCGACGCCGATCCCGCGCACGCTGGTGCTGACTTATTTCGGCGACATGGACATCTCCGAGCTGCGAGAAAAGCCCGCCGGCCGCCAGCCGATCGAAACCCGCACCATCTCGATCAGCCGTCTCGCCGAGGTCACGGACAGCATCGGCCGGGCCCTGGAGGCCGGCAAGCTGGTCTACTGGATCTGCCCGCTGGTCGAGGAATCCGAGGCCGAAGGCACCGAGCACCTCACCAACGCGACCAAACGTTTCGAGAGCCTGCAGAAACGGTTCGGCGAGCGCGTCGGCCTCGTCCACGGCCAAATGAAAGGAGCCGAGAAGGACCGCGTGATGGGCCAGTTCGCTGCCCACGAGATCGGCCTCCTGGTCGCGACCACCGTGGTCGAGGTCGGCGTCGACGTGCCGGCGGCGACCATCATGGTGATCGAGAATGCCGAGCGCTTCGGCCTTGCCCAGTTGCACCAGTTGCGCGGCCGGATCGGACGCGGCTCGGAAGCCTCGACCTGCCTGCTGCTCTACTCGGAACCGCTCGGCGAGATGTCGAAGGCGCGGCTGAAGGTGATCCGCGAGACCACCGACGGTTTTCGCATCGCCGAGGAGGATTTGAAGCTGCGCGGCGAAGGGGACGTGCTGGGCGTGCGCCAGAGCGGCCTGCCCGGCTACCGCATCGCGCGCTCGGAGGTCCACGGCCAGCTCATCACCCAAGCGAGAGACGAGGCGCTGCGGATCCTCAAGGACGATCCCAAGCTGAAGGGCGAGCGCGGCGAGGCGCTGCGCTGCCTTTTGTATCTGTACGAGCGCGACGAAGCGATCCCGCTGATCGGGGCGGGTTAG
- the panE gene encoding 2-dehydropantoate 2-reductase has translation MRVLVIGAGALGGYYGACLVRAGRDVSFLVREKRAEQLRRNGLQVVSPHGDFAVQPKLLAAGDLREPFDVVLVGVKAYSLDDAMSQFAPAIGLSTMVLPILNGLKHIDALTTRFGAAHVLGGLANVSAGLDADGRVVHFMANQTIVFGEVGGALSERALALEKLLQVPGIDVRASEAIMQDMWEKFVQLSTLAGITCLMRASIGDILAVPNGEQSIFRLFAECCAVATASGFEPRAPFIEFDRKLFTTLDSPLKASMLRDIERGSITEAEHILGDMANRARTLGIETPLLDLARAHVAAYEVGRRRAGG, from the coding sequence ATGAGAGTGCTGGTGATCGGCGCGGGCGCGCTGGGCGGCTATTACGGTGCTTGCCTCGTGCGAGCAGGCCGAGACGTGAGCTTTCTTGTGCGCGAGAAGCGGGCGGAGCAATTGCGGCGGAACGGACTCCAGGTCGTCAGCCCGCACGGTGACTTCGCCGTGCAGCCGAAGCTTCTTGCGGCCGGCGATCTCAGGGAGCCGTTCGATGTCGTGCTGGTCGGCGTGAAAGCCTACTCGCTCGATGACGCGATGAGCCAGTTTGCGCCCGCCATCGGACTCAGCACGATGGTTCTTCCGATACTCAACGGCTTGAAACATATCGACGCTCTCACCACCAGGTTCGGCGCCGCGCACGTGCTCGGGGGGCTCGCGAATGTCAGCGCCGGGCTCGATGCGGATGGTCGTGTCGTTCACTTCATGGCCAATCAAACGATCGTCTTCGGTGAGGTAGGAGGCGCGCTGAGCGAGCGTGCGCTCGCGCTGGAGAAGCTGCTCCAGGTCCCCGGTATCGACGTGCGTGCCAGCGAAGCAATCATGCAGGACATGTGGGAGAAATTCGTCCAGCTCTCGACGCTCGCCGGCATCACCTGCCTAATGCGCGCAAGCATCGGAGACATCCTGGCCGTGCCCAACGGCGAGCAGTCCATTTTTCGCCTGTTTGCTGAATGCTGCGCGGTCGCAACGGCTTCGGGTTTCGAGCCACGCGCGCCGTTCATCGAGTTTGACCGGAAGCTCTTCACGACCTTGGACTCTCCGCTGAAAGCCTCGATGCTGCGCGATATCGAGCGCGGCTCGATCACCGAGGCGGAGCATATTCTGGGCGATATGGCCAATCGAGCCCGTACGCTCGGCATCGAGACACCGCTGCTGGATCTGGCTCGCGCGCATGTGGCGGCTTACGAAGTCGGGCGACGAAGGGCAGGGGGCTAA
- a CDS encoding NAD(P)-dependent oxidoreductase has translation MSKTIAILAPGAMGSAVARRLSEHGVRVLTSLEGRSEATRKRAADAGMVGADDDAIADADIILSIVPPGEAVALAKRLAALIVRRKKKPIVVDCNAVNVDTVRGIEEIIGSAQAPFVDGGIIGFPPQPGAKSPAFYMSGEHARDVAVLKDFGLDVRIVEGPVGAASALKMSYAGIVKGLAGIGSAMVVAATKAGAADALRDELALSQPAILARLEVALPDMIPKAYRWVAEMREISGFLGADHPASQIYEGFARWFEYLAEDANGDAVDADLMKAFAAGIARTKS, from the coding sequence ATGTCCAAGACCATTGCGATCCTCGCGCCCGGCGCCATGGGCAGCGCCGTCGCCCGCCGCCTCAGTGAGCATGGCGTGCGGGTGTTGACGTCCTTGGAAGGGCGGAGCGAGGCGACGCGCAAGCGCGCAGCAGACGCCGGCATGGTGGGCGCCGATGACGATGCGATCGCGGACGCCGACATCATCCTCTCGATCGTGCCGCCGGGCGAAGCCGTCGCGCTGGCTAAGCGGCTGGCGGCTCTGATCGTCAGGCGCAAGAAGAAGCCGATCGTGGTCGATTGCAATGCGGTCAATGTCGATACCGTGCGCGGGATCGAGGAGATCATCGGCTCGGCGCAGGCGCCGTTCGTCGATGGCGGCATCATCGGCTTTCCGCCGCAGCCGGGGGCTAAGAGCCCGGCCTTCTACATGTCCGGCGAGCACGCCAGGGACGTCGCAGTGCTGAAGGATTTCGGCCTCGACGTCCGCATCGTCGAAGGCCCGGTCGGCGCGGCGTCCGCTCTGAAAATGTCCTACGCCGGCATCGTCAAGGGCCTCGCCGGCATCGGCTCGGCCATGGTGGTCGCGGCGACCAAAGCAGGCGCTGCGGACGCGTTGCGTGACGAACTGGCGCTGAGCCAGCCTGCCATCCTGGCGCGGCTCGAGGTCGCGCTGCCTGACATGATTCCGAAGGCCTATCGCTGGGTTGCCGAGATGCGGGAGATTTCCGGCTTTCTCGGCGCCGATCATCCGGCCAGCCAGATCTATGAAGGTTTTGCGAGATGGTTCGAGTATCTCGCCGAGGATGCAAATGGCGATGCCGTGGATGCCGACCTGATGAAGGCCTTCGCTGCGGGGATCGCGCGGACGAAATCCTGA